In a single window of the Candidatus Methylacidiphilales bacterium genome:
- the rsmH gene encoding 16S rRNA (cytosine(1402)-N(4))-methyltransferase RsmH gives MEHRPVLLNEVVEALKPAPGLRMLDGTFGRGGHSRALLAAGATVVALDRDPAAHDSPVAHVLRSEFGTRFVLEMNNFDQLEQVAGRQGPFDGILLDLGVSSPQLDEAERGFSFLHDGPLDMRMDPTRGDTAADRVNQLDEQTLARLLFEYGDEPQARGIARAIVRRREKSPFLRTTDLAGVIAQAVGGRRDRKTHPATKSFQALRISVNDEMGALDRALAAMPNALAVGGRMAVISFHSLEDRRVKQFIESHSQEELRGPASPFGQPNPEYCLRKIGRHLPSEEEVAQNPRARSARLRVAERI, from the coding sequence GTGGAACACCGCCCGGTCCTATTGAACGAGGTGGTCGAGGCACTCAAGCCGGCTCCGGGACTCCGGATGCTGGACGGGACCTTCGGCCGCGGCGGTCACAGCCGGGCCCTGTTGGCTGCGGGGGCAACCGTGGTGGCACTGGATCGTGATCCGGCCGCCCACGATTCCCCCGTCGCGCACGTACTGCGATCGGAATTCGGCACAAGGTTTGTTTTGGAAATGAATAACTTCGACCAATTGGAGCAGGTGGCCGGACGGCAGGGTCCTTTTGACGGGATCCTGCTTGATCTGGGCGTTTCGTCCCCACAGTTGGACGAGGCGGAGCGCGGCTTCAGCTTCCTCCACGACGGCCCGCTCGACATGCGCATGGATCCCACCCGGGGTGACACCGCGGCCGACCGGGTCAACCAGTTGGACGAACAGACCCTGGCCCGTCTCCTGTTCGAATACGGCGACGAACCCCAGGCCCGCGGCATCGCCCGGGCCATCGTGCGTCGTCGGGAAAAATCCCCCTTCCTCCGGACCACCGATCTGGCCGGGGTCATTGCCCAGGCCGTTGGCGGACGGCGTGACCGTAAAACCCATCCGGCGACCAAGTCTTTCCAAGCGTTGCGCATTTCCGTCAATGACGAGATGGGGGCCTTGGACCGGGCCCTCGCGGCCATGCCCAACGCCCTGGCCGTCGGAGGCCGGATGGCTGTCATCAGTTTTCATTCCCTGGAGGACCGCCGGGTGAAGCAGTTCATCGAGTCGCACAGCCAGGAGGAATTGCGCGGTCCGGCCTCGCCCTTCGGCCAGCCGAACCCGGAGTACTGCCTGCGAAAAATTGGACGCCATCTCCCCTCGGAGGAGGAAGTTGCGCAAAACCCACGTGCCCGGAGCGCCCGCCTGCGGGTGGCGGAAAGGATCTGA
- a CDS encoding acetolactate synthase, translating into MAKQLEKSGLYEPVKQFSIFLENKVGKMLEIIKLLGDEHIHVVALMTLDTSDSTILRLVVDDPDGARALFLEHAIAHTETEVLVVELNGAEDVQAVLCFILQAEINIHYAYAFLTQPNGKPALGIHLEDIDIAAQALSRGHYNVLGQRDISR; encoded by the coding sequence ATGGCCAAGCAGTTGGAAAAGTCGGGGCTCTATGAGCCGGTGAAACAGTTTTCCATCTTCCTCGAGAACAAAGTGGGGAAGATGCTGGAGATCATCAAGCTGCTCGGTGATGAACACATCCACGTGGTTGCGCTCATGACCCTGGACACTTCCGACAGCACCATCCTGCGTTTGGTTGTCGACGACCCAGACGGCGCGCGCGCCCTCTTCCTGGAGCATGCCATCGCCCATACGGAGACCGAGGTCTTGGTGGTGGAATTGAACGGGGCCGAGGATGTCCAGGCGGTGCTCTGTTTCATCTTGCAGGCGGAGATCAACATCCACTACGCCTATGCTTTCCTGACCCAGCCCAACGGCAAGCCGGCCCTCGGCATCCATTTGGAAGACATCGACATCGCCGCCCAGGCCCTGAGCCGGGGCCATTACAATGTCCTCGGGCAGCGCGATATTTCGCGGTAG
- a CDS encoding DUF167 domain-containing protein, whose translation MPLLQVKVKPNARVSSLAQEADGTWVARLKSPPVDGKANQELISLVAGHFRCPKSVVTIKGGALGRMKWVCVDV comes from the coding sequence ATGCCCCTCCTCCAAGTCAAAGTGAAGCCGAATGCCCGGGTCTCTTCTCTGGCTCAGGAGGCGGATGGCACGTGGGTCGCGCGATTGAAGTCTCCGCCGGTGGATGGCAAGGCCAATCAGGAGCTCATCAGCCTTGTGGCCGGCCATTTCCGATGCCCGAAGTCGGTCGTGACGATCAAGGGCGGGGCCTTGGGAAGGATGAAGTGGGTCTGTGTGGATGTGTAA
- a CDS encoding NAD(P)/FAD-dependent oxidoreductase, translated as MHDVVVIGAGHNGLVCAAYLAKAGKKVAVLERRPVVGGAVCTQTDLIPGYRIDVGSSVHIMIHLTPVLRDLDLCTRHGLEYIEMDPWAHYPVLGTDLGITFYRDVDKTCASIAAFSPADADRYRAFVRHWMELNEGVFETFLQPPNPGRLFWTMFKRNLRMGKSRKLWSSLDTSRQLMAPYGQVIKETFENEHLRSAMLWLSAQSGPGPDEVAAGDMFGWNAMIHKCGAWRAKGGSGSLSTALARCLESHGGEIHTDCAVESVCQVPGGWEIQAGGRSFETRKVVSACHLHTLFGKLLENPPEELKRRTLRTRVGNGFGMIVRHAVEELPVYNSVVRHPSSGALPYHSSMQLLCPGEDYLRSSFRDFSFGLPPREPSVVAMTFSAIDPTLAPGGKHTLFTWGQYHPYELSNGENWDEIQEREADKLYELVCRYAPNMRGKMIDRFIQTPVQIERMHGLLRANVMHLEMSLDQMFMFRPLPELAEYKTPLPGLYLTGSSTHPGGGVFGASGHNTAKVVLADR; from the coding sequence ATGCATGATGTTGTGGTCATCGGGGCCGGGCACAACGGCCTGGTCTGCGCCGCCTACCTCGCCAAAGCGGGAAAGAAGGTTGCCGTCCTCGAACGGCGACCCGTCGTCGGCGGAGCCGTCTGCACCCAGACCGACTTGATCCCCGGCTACCGCATCGATGTCGGGTCCTCCGTCCACATCATGATCCATCTCACCCCGGTCCTGCGCGACCTGGATCTCTGCACCCGCCATGGATTGGAATACATCGAAATGGACCCCTGGGCCCATTACCCCGTCCTCGGCACCGACCTGGGCATCACCTTCTACCGCGATGTCGATAAAACCTGTGCCAGCATTGCCGCCTTCTCTCCCGCCGATGCCGACCGTTACCGCGCGTTTGTGCGGCACTGGATGGAATTGAACGAGGGGGTTTTTGAAACCTTCCTCCAGCCCCCCAATCCCGGGCGGCTGTTCTGGACCATGTTCAAGCGCAACCTCCGCATGGGGAAGTCGCGCAAACTCTGGTCGTCCCTCGACACGTCCCGCCAGCTCATGGCGCCCTACGGACAGGTGATCAAGGAGACCTTCGAGAACGAACACCTCCGTTCCGCCATGCTCTGGCTCTCCGCCCAGTCCGGTCCGGGGCCTGACGAGGTCGCGGCGGGCGACATGTTCGGTTGGAACGCCATGATCCACAAGTGCGGGGCCTGGCGGGCCAAGGGCGGCTCCGGTTCACTCAGCACTGCGCTGGCGCGTTGCCTCGAGTCGCACGGTGGGGAAATCCACACCGACTGCGCGGTCGAATCCGTTTGCCAGGTGCCCGGTGGCTGGGAAATCCAGGCCGGGGGGCGGTCGTTCGAAACCAGGAAAGTCGTTTCCGCCTGCCACCTGCACACGCTTTTTGGAAAACTGCTGGAGAATCCACCGGAGGAACTGAAAAGACGCACCCTGCGCACGCGCGTCGGCAACGGCTTCGGCATGATCGTCCGCCACGCGGTCGAGGAATTGCCGGTGTATAATTCCGTCGTCCGCCATCCGTCATCCGGCGCCCTTCCCTACCACAGCTCCATGCAGTTGTTGTGTCCGGGCGAGGATTATTTGAGAAGCTCCTTCCGCGATTTCTCCTTCGGCCTGCCCCCGCGCGAGCCCTCGGTGGTGGCCATGACCTTTTCCGCGATCGATCCCACCCTGGCCCCGGGGGGCAAACACACCCTATTCACCTGGGGGCAGTATCACCCGTATGAACTGTCGAACGGCGAAAACTGGGACGAGATCCAGGAGCGCGAGGCGGACAAGCTTTATGAATTGGTCTGCCGCTATGCCCCCAACATGCGGGGGAAAATGATCGACCGCTTCATCCAGACTCCGGTGCAGATCGAGCGCATGCACGGGTTGTTGCGGGCGAACGTGATGCATCTGGAAATGAGCCTGGATCAGATGTTCATGTTCCGCCCCCTGCCCGAACTGGCCGAATACAAAACACCGTTGCCCGGCTTGTATTTGACCGGATCGAGTACGCACCCCGGAGGAGGGGTCTTCGGCGCCAGTGGTCACAACACGGCCAAAGTCGTGTTGGCCGATCGTTGA
- a CDS encoding Lrp/AsnC family transcriptional regulator has translation MDPILSILEANALASPESIAVQLKMTVDQVRERIRHLEEEKVILGYKAIVNDDKTGRKLVQAVIEVRISPERDGGFDRIASRISRFDEVQSCRLMSGGYDLLVVVEGGDLRAVASFVSQKLSTIQGVLSTATHFQLKTYKEMGTLYPEETFDDRLKVTP, from the coding sequence ATGGACCCCATCCTCTCCATCCTTGAGGCCAATGCCCTGGCTTCGCCCGAGTCCATCGCCGTCCAACTCAAGATGACGGTCGACCAGGTGCGGGAAAGAATCCGCCATCTGGAAGAAGAAAAGGTCATCCTCGGCTACAAGGCCATTGTCAATGACGACAAGACCGGCCGCAAACTGGTCCAGGCGGTCATTGAAGTCCGCATTTCCCCGGAGCGCGATGGGGGCTTCGACCGTATCGCCTCCCGCATCTCCCGCTTCGACGAAGTCCAGTCCTGCCGTCTCATGAGCGGGGGTTATGACTTGTTGGTGGTCGTCGAGGGCGGGGATCTCCGAGCCGTGGCCAGTTTCGTCTCCCAGAAACTTTCCACCATCCAGGGGGTGCTTTCCACCGCCACCCATTTCCAGCTCAAGACCTACAAGGAAATGGGCACACTCTACCCCGAGGAGACCTTCGACGACCGCCTCAAGGTCACACCCTGA
- a CDS encoding aminotransferase class I/II-fold pyridoxal phosphate-dependent enzyme: protein MKTQQNTRDYVAEHVRKIPRSGIRDFFEIVQSMSDVISLGIGEPDFVTPWHIREAAIFALERGRTGYTSNLGAPSLRREISRYVQEHFGVRYDPTCEILVSVGVSEAIDLALRAVLNPGDEVVYHEPCYVSYSPSIALAHGKAVAVSTRAEEGFVLRADDLVRAITPRTKAVMLNFPTNPTGGTLPRSEQEKIARVCIEHDLIVLTDEIYSELTYAGGHQSITTVPGMRERTIFLHGFSKAFAMTGFRIGYACAPAALTEAMMRIHQYSMLCASIISQEAALEALKNGMPAMEKMRDEYERRRNFLVHHFNAMGLDCHEPKGAFYVFPSIKRTGLTSREFALKLLEDKKVAVVPGDAFGPGGAGYVRCSYATAYDQLEVAVERIGEFVKAL, encoded by the coding sequence ATGAAGACCCAGCAGAATACGCGCGACTACGTCGCCGAACATGTCCGCAAAATTCCGCGCTCCGGCATCCGGGATTTTTTCGAGATCGTGCAATCGATGTCGGATGTCATCTCGTTGGGCATCGGTGAGCCGGACTTTGTCACCCCTTGGCACATTCGTGAGGCCGCCATCTTTGCTCTGGAACGTGGACGCACCGGCTACACCTCTAACCTTGGGGCCCCCTCGCTCCGACGGGAAATTTCCCGTTACGTGCAGGAACACTTCGGGGTTCGTTACGACCCCACCTGCGAGATTTTGGTTTCCGTCGGGGTCTCCGAAGCCATCGACCTGGCCCTGAGGGCGGTTCTCAATCCCGGCGATGAGGTCGTCTACCACGAACCCTGTTATGTTTCCTACAGCCCGAGTATCGCGCTGGCCCACGGCAAGGCGGTGGCGGTATCGACCCGGGCGGAAGAGGGCTTTGTTCTCCGGGCGGATGATCTGGTCCGTGCCATCACCCCGCGGACCAAGGCGGTCATGCTCAACTTCCCCACCAACCCCACCGGCGGGACCCTTCCGCGCAGCGAGCAGGAAAAAATCGCCCGCGTCTGCATCGAGCACGATCTCATCGTTTTGACCGACGAGATCTACTCCGAGTTGACCTATGCCGGCGGGCACCAGTCCATCACCACGGTTCCCGGTATGCGCGAGCGTACCATCTTCCTCCACGGGTTCAGCAAAGCCTTTGCCATGACCGGATTCCGCATCGGCTACGCCTGCGCCCCCGCCGCCCTGACCGAGGCCATGATGCGCATCCACCAGTATTCCATGCTCTGTGCCTCCATCATCAGCCAGGAGGCGGCCCTCGAGGCCCTTAAAAACGGCATGCCGGCCATGGAAAAAATGCGCGACGAATACGAACGCCGCCGCAACTTCCTCGTCCACCACTTCAACGCCATGGGTTTGGACTGCCACGAACCCAAGGGCGCGTTCTATGTCTTCCCCTCGATCAAGCGCACCGGATTGACCAGCCGCGAATTCGCTCTCAAGTTGCTAGAAGATAAAAAAGTGGCGGTGGTTCCCGGGGATGCCTTCGGGCCCGGAGGTGCGGGGTATGTCCGCTGCAGTTACGCCACCGCCTACGACCAATTGGAAGTGGCCGTGGAACGCATCGGGGAGTTTGTCAAAGCTCTATGA